CAATATCCTGCATGCCGTTAATATGGATCCTGGCCAGTGCGGCGGCAATATCAGGATATCGTAAGAGCGCCGGGTCAGGGGCGGCTATCTTCCCGTTGTTCCTTGCGATAAGTATTATATTCTCGCGGTCAGCGGCGTAGATGACAAAGTCGTTAAAATGTGACGAGACCGCCTTTAACACGGACACGACAAGCTCGTTATCCATCTCATAAAGTTGGAGCCACTGTACAAACGATCCGTTTTCGGTTAAATGACGACTGACAAGACGGTAAAATTCTTCGGAAAAAAGGCCTGATACTCCGCTGACCCAGGGGTTTGACGGTTCCGAAAGGATCATGTCGTATTTTATATTGTGGACTGCGAAGAACTTTTTGGCATCATCTATGGATATTTTGCTTCGCGGATCACTGAATGCCAACTCTACGCGCGGGCGAAAATTTTGTGCGGCTTCCACCATCTTCCCTTCTATTTCAACGGTATCAACCTGCTTGATCCGGGGGTTGCTCAACAGGGTATGCGTGGTCAGGCCTGAGCCAAAACCGATATTGGCTATGGTCTCGGCTTGCGGGTTCAGCGCCATGGGAATTACCGCGAGAAGGATCATGGTGTCTTCATCTCGGTGCGCCGCTCCACGAGTATCCATATTGATCGCGGCATCTGACTTTCCGTTTGTACGTATACTGATAGCCCCATTATTGAAGCGGGCCACGCTCACCGTTGCTGTTTTTCCGTCCCTATGGTAAAGAAGCCTGCTGTTTTCCTCGGTAAGGAGATCACCTATGCGGTAAACACCTGACGCCATTTTATATGCATCCAGTTTCACGAATAAAAGGGTCGCAGCAATTGCAAAGATGCAGAGAGCGGTTACGATGGCGGGTAAACGCTTCGTCGTAGCGTTTTTCGCACTCCATAAGAGCAGCACGCCAAGCGCAATATCAAGGCCGGCGCCAAAAACGATCAGTCCTTTTAACCCCAGCATCGGCATCCCGACATGGATGGCGAAAAAAACTCCAAGAATGGCCCCCACCGTGTTGGCCGCGTAAACCTGCCCGATGCTCCGCTCCCCATGCCCCTGCCTGATTAATTGGTAGGTTATGAGCGGCAGGGTCATCCCGGCGCAAAACGTCGTCGGCAGCATGACGGCCAATGCGATGGCATTACTGGACAGGTTGAACAGGGCGTACCCCGTGTTCGTCCTGCTCAGCGTCTGTACGAGCCATTTCATGACTTCAAAGGTATTTCCGTACAACAAAAGCGTGGAAAGCGCCAGTAGCCCCATGACGACCTGCACATAGGCAAGAGTGCGTTCAGGCGCAGCAATACCATCTATTCGGCGTTGTATCCATAAACCGCCAAAGGCAAGGCCGAAGATAAAGGCGCTCAGCATAAGTTCAAATGCATGGGTGGAACTTCCTAAAACGAGGCTCAGCATCCGTATCCACCCGATCTCGTAAATAAAAGATGCCGTGCCGGTTAGGAACGAAATAAAGAGAAATAACAGATACCCGTTGTCCGCCGGACGTTCCTGCCGTATTTTTTTATCAACCTTGACGCTGACCGGTTGTATGATTTGGCTTTTCATCAGCCGCCATACCGAGAGGGCCACGGCTATATTGATAAGACCGGCCGTTCTTATGGTCCAGGGCAAACCGAGAAAACGAATGAGAATGAAACCGCTGACCAATACGCCGATCGCAGCCCCGAGACTGTTCGTGAAGTAAAACAACGCAATTGTTCTGCCCGGGTTGTTGGGCGACAATCGAAGGATCCCGGCACTCATCAACGGAAAGGTCATGCCGAGCAGTATCGACTGGGGCAGGATCATCAAGGCTGACAGCGTCCAGGTATAGATGCTTGCAAGTGACGCGGAGTTGAAAAGAGGGATGATGCTGGTATAGGAGATTTGAACAGCCTGATCGAAGGCGTTGTGAAAAATCATGGCGAAAAGACCGATGGCGCCTTCCACCAGCGCGTAACCGATGAGCAGGTTTTTCCATTTGATGGAATATTTGCTGCACATCCACGAACCGAATGCCATCCCGCCCATGAAGATGGCCAATACCAGTGTCTGCGCGTACGCTGCATGCCCCAGGAACAGTTTCAGATAATGGGTCCATATCGATTCATAAATGAGCCCTGAAAATCCGGACAGAGTGAATATGAGCAAAAATAGAGCAAGATGTTTTTTATTCATGGATAAACCTTTTTTCGTTGGTTCAGATCATCGGAGGCAATGATACGGTATGAGCATGTTATCACGACCACAAGATGGTTTGTACG
Above is a genomic segment from Nitrospirota bacterium containing:
- a CDS encoding spermidine synthase — encoded protein: MNKKHLALFLLIFTLSGFSGLIYESIWTHYLKLFLGHAAYAQTLVLAIFMGGMAFGSWMCSKYSIKWKNLLIGYALVEGAIGLFAMIFHNAFDQAVQISYTSIIPLFNSASLASIYTWTLSALMILPQSILLGMTFPLMSAGILRLSPNNPGRTIALFYFTNSLGAAIGVLVSGFILIRFLGLPWTIRTAGLINIAVALSVWRLMKSQIIQPVSVKVDKKIRQERPADNGYLLFLFISFLTGTASFIYEIGWIRMLSLVLGSSTHAFELMLSAFIFGLAFGGLWIQRRIDGIAAPERTLAYVQVVMGLLALSTLLLYGNTFEVMKWLVQTLSRTNTGYALFNLSSNAIALAVMLPTTFCAGMTLPLITYQLIRQGHGERSIGQVYAANTVGAILGVFFAIHVGMPMLGLKGLIVFGAGLDIALGVLLLWSAKNATTKRLPAIVTALCIFAIAATLLFVKLDAYKMASGVYRIGDLLTEENSRLLYHRDGKTATVSVARFNNGAISIRTNGKSDAAINMDTRGAAHRDEDTMILLAVIPMALNPQAETIANIGFGSGLTTHTLLSNPRIKQVDTVEIEGKMVEAAQNFRPRVELAFSDPRSKISIDDAKKFFAVHNIKYDMILSEPSNPWVSGVSGLFSEEFYRLVSRHLTENGSFVQWLQLYEMDNELVVSVLKAVSSHFNDFVIYAADRENIILIARNNGKIAAPDPALLRYPDIAAALARIHINGMQDIEIRKVGNKKILRKLMESFSIRANSDYNPVLDQNAVRARFFQTNASDFVRIAHMPLPSLEMLTGSAPDRGATDITPSGSFFETKSAYEAMMARDFILEGRFDSRYGNVSMDTKRLALQLRQIFYDCRSLSGEDAGMKSLFDTFIIMSSYLRPHELDVVWKRLDSAPCARSLSTEKRNWIALFKAVGKRDATGMARAAQTMLESGQRLPPDALKYVVLSGMMGHLRQGDREGSLKLWSRYQPEIFGADNPDLLFRLLAAESAPN